Proteins co-encoded in one Crateriforma spongiae genomic window:
- a CDS encoding MarR family winged helix-turn-helix transcriptional regulator has translation MAGDDGPPHRPAPADPLSLENQIVASIRKIIRAVDLHSRHLVGGHGLTGPQLAVLQVITGHAPISPSAVAKQVHLSQATVTGIVQRLEKRQLVARQPSQSDRRSVLITPTTTGQELLAASPSLLQDRFREALSGLEPWEQTQMLATLQRIASLMNADAIDAAPHLTPGDITVDASRATRSGEVERTAQRDRAEPSS, from the coding sequence ATGGCCGGCGACGACGGTCCCCCCCATCGTCCAGCGCCCGCGGATCCGCTGAGCCTGGAAAATCAGATCGTCGCTTCGATTCGAAAGATCATCCGTGCCGTCGACCTGCATTCACGGCACCTTGTCGGCGGACACGGACTGACCGGACCGCAACTGGCCGTATTGCAAGTGATCACCGGGCACGCGCCGATATCGCCCAGCGCGGTGGCGAAACAGGTCCACCTGAGCCAGGCCACCGTGACGGGGATCGTCCAGCGTTTGGAAAAACGGCAACTGGTTGCTCGTCAGCCCAGTCAATCCGATCGACGATCGGTATTGATCACCCCCACCACCACGGGCCAGGAACTGTTGGCGGCTTCGCCATCGTTACTGCAGGATCGTTTCCGCGAAGCACTGTCGGGACTGGAACCTTGGGAACAAACACAGATGCTGGCGACACTGCAACGCATCGCCAGCCTGATGAACGCCGACGCCATTGACGCGGCTCCGCACCTGACGCCGGGTGACATCACGGTCGACGCTTCGCGGGCGACACGCAGTGGTGAAGTCGAACGGACCGCGCAGCGTGACCGCGCGGAACCGTCATCCTGA
- a CDS encoding Gfo/Idh/MocA family protein: protein MSAENQDAPVKFGLVGFGAWGQHHADAITKCGQASLTAIATHSEASAKAAQAAYPDAWVTTDFRELASRDDLDVVDVVVPSDLHLDVATAVLESNKHLLLEKPMGLDVSQCTSMIELAESRDRLLCVGHELRLSSMWGKVKSMIDEGFIGDPRYCLVELSRNPYRQGSGGWRYDINRVGNWILEEPIHFFDLARWYLQSAGDPQTIYANASSRQVDHPELQDNFSAIMRFDGGPYAVISQTLAAFEHHQTVKVTGTKGALWASWSGAMDRTRHPTFQLRAFDGNEVVTVPIDKPTGELFELEDQIERVCQAIVHDTPLHCTGMDGRWSVAMCQAAAESVETGAPAKVQTRCE, encoded by the coding sequence ATGAGCGCAGAGAACCAAGACGCACCCGTGAAATTCGGATTGGTCGGCTTTGGGGCGTGGGGCCAACACCATGCCGACGCCATCACGAAATGTGGTCAAGCATCGTTGACCGCCATCGCCACACACAGCGAAGCATCGGCAAAGGCGGCACAGGCGGCTTACCCCGATGCTTGGGTCACGACCGATTTTCGCGAATTGGCATCTCGAGATGATTTGGATGTCGTCGACGTGGTGGTTCCCAGCGACTTGCATTTGGACGTGGCGACGGCGGTTCTGGAATCAAACAAGCACCTGTTGTTAGAAAAGCCGATGGGGCTGGATGTGTCACAGTGCACGTCGATGATCGAATTGGCCGAAAGCCGAGATCGCTTGCTTTGCGTCGGGCATGAATTACGTCTGTCATCGATGTGGGGCAAAGTCAAATCGATGATCGACGAAGGCTTTATCGGTGATCCGCGTTACTGTTTGGTGGAACTGTCACGCAATCCGTATCGGCAAGGCAGTGGCGGTTGGCGGTATGACATCAATCGAGTCGGCAACTGGATTTTGGAAGAACCCATCCACTTTTTCGATTTGGCACGTTGGTATCTGCAATCTGCCGGCGATCCGCAGACGATCTACGCGAACGCCAGTTCACGACAAGTGGATCATCCCGAACTGCAGGACAATTTCAGCGCGATCATGCGGTTTGACGGCGGCCCGTATGCCGTGATCAGTCAAACGTTGGCCGCTTTTGAACATCACCAAACTGTCAAAGTTACCGGGACCAAGGGAGCGCTGTGGGCGTCATGGAGCGGCGCGATGGACCGCACCCGTCACCCGACCTTTCAGTTGCGAGCCTTTGACGGCAACGAGGTGGTCACGGTCCCGATCGACAAGCCGACCGGCGAACTGTTCGAATTGGAAGACCAGATCGAACGGGTGTGCCAGGCCATCGTGCATGACACGCCGCTGCATTGCACCGGAATGGATGGACGCTGGTCGGTTGCCATGTGTCAGGCGGCGGCCGAGTCGGTTGAAACCGGAGCACCGGCGAAGGTTCAAACGCGTTGCGAGTGA
- a CDS encoding glycine/sarcosine N-methyltransferase codes for MPSDTENSLLDYHPQQYGDDPTSIRDTNKYTDEYVRGFVEKWDELIDWDQRMESEGNFFIEELRKRGVRKVLDVATGTGFHSVRLIEAGFEVVSADGSPYMLAKAFENGRRRGHVLRTIQADWRWLNRDVTGRFDAVICLGNSFTHLFSDRDRRKALAEFYSALKHDGVLVIDQRNYDSILDHGFDSKHQYYYCGDQVSARPEHMDDGLARFCYQFPDGSTYHLNMFPLRKQYTIDLMRQVGFQRVDTYGDFQETYHEADPDFFVHVAEKCYHSLLPKDQRAPADAGHVDYDDEDVTDAGGEGDRR; via the coding sequence GTGCCGTCTGATACCGAAAATTCCTTGTTGGATTACCATCCCCAACAATACGGTGACGATCCGACCTCCATTCGCGACACCAACAAGTACACCGACGAATACGTCCGGGGGTTTGTCGAGAAGTGGGATGAGCTGATCGACTGGGATCAGCGGATGGAATCAGAGGGCAATTTTTTCATCGAGGAACTGCGTAAACGCGGCGTCCGGAAGGTCCTGGATGTGGCCACCGGCACCGGTTTTCACTCGGTTCGGCTGATCGAAGCCGGTTTTGAGGTCGTCAGTGCCGACGGCAGCCCCTACATGCTGGCCAAGGCGTTCGAAAACGGCCGCCGGCGGGGCCACGTCTTGCGAACCATCCAGGCTGATTGGCGATGGTTGAACCGTGACGTGACCGGCCGATTTGATGCCGTGATCTGTTTGGGCAATTCGTTCACGCACCTGTTTTCGGATCGCGACCGTCGCAAGGCGTTGGCGGAATTTTACTCGGCCCTGAAGCACGACGGCGTGCTGGTGATCGACCAGCGGAACTATGACTCCATCCTGGATCATGGTTTCGATTCAAAGCATCAGTACTACTACTGTGGCGACCAAGTTTCGGCCCGACCCGAACACATGGACGATGGTTTGGCCCGTTTTTGCTACCAGTTCCCTGACGGATCGACGTACCACCTGAATATGTTCCCCCTGCGAAAGCAGTACACGATCGACCTGATGCGGCAGGTCGGGTTCCAGCGTGTGGACACCTACGGGGATTTCCAGGAAACGTATCACGAAGCGGATCCTGATTTCTTCGTTCACGTGGCCGAAAAGTGTTACCACAGTTTGTTGCCCAAGGATCAGAGGGCGCCGGCCGACGCGGGGCACGTCGATTACGACGACGAAGACGTCACCGACGCCGGTGGTGAAGGAGATCGACGATGA